The genomic interval CAGCGCACCACGGTGGCGCCGCAGTGGCCGTGGACGGCGAGGATCGAATCCAGATCCGGCCAGACGGCCGTGGAGGGGTTCGGGCCGTGCCAGCGGAGCGCGACCGAGCCGTCGGTGAAGACACATCCTTCGGCGACGACGCCGGTGCCGGAAACCCCGCTGATGTCGGTGTAACGGACGAGTTCGAATGTCTGGGGTTTCACTGGCTACACCCCGGGAGGCGACAAAATGGTGCCATGATCCTTTCCCCGTAGTCACGTGCTTGGGCTCTCGCCACAAACCGGGGACATGTACCGACTGTCAGCGGGGAAGGACGGTCTGTAGCGACTCATCTTCTCAACACAAGCTAGATCCAAAGGCGCGAACACGCCAGTCCTGAATCCGCGTGTCTCAATCCGCGACCCATGATCGAATACAGCGGTGTTCCTGACCCTTGGTACCGACCTGACCGGACTAGACGCACCTGCGAGTGATTTCGGGTTCCTCTTGCACAAGAACCCGGCCCGACCGCAGGCGATCGAGGTCACCGGCGGATGGGCCCATGTCTTCTACCCGGAGGCGACCGACGAGCGCTGTACGGCGGCGGTGCTGCTGGAGATCGATCCGATCGGGCTCGTCCGCTCCGGCCGTGGCAAGGCAGCGGAAGGGTTCACGCTCGGGCAGTACGTGAACGACCGCCCGTACGCCGCCTCCAGCCTGCTCGCGGTCGCGCTGGCGAAGCTGTTCCGGACCGCGATGAACGGTCGCTGCGACGCACGTCCTGAGCTGGCCGCCCGCGCGATCCCGCTCGAGATCCACGTCCCGGCGCTCCCGTGCCGGGGCGGCTCCGACCTGGCCGGGCGCTTGTTCGCCCCGCTCGGCTGGTCCGTCGACGCTCGTCCCGTGCCGCTCGATCCGGAGGTCCCCACGTGGGGCGATTCGCGGTACGTCGACCTGCGGCTGACCGGCGTACTGCGGCTCGCCGATGCACTCAATCACCTGTACGTGATGTTGCCCGTGCTGGACGACGCCAAGCACTACTGGGTCGGATCCGACGAGGTCGACAAACTGGTGCGAGCGGGCGAGGGCTGGCTCGCTGCCCATCCCGAGAAGGACCTGATCTCGCGGCGCTACCTCGCCCACCGGCGGTACCTGGCCGACGCGGCTCTCGAGCGGCTCGCCGAGGTCGATGGCGAGGAGTTGGCCGACGAGTCGTCCGACGAGGGCTCGGTCTCGCTCGCTGTCGAGCGCCGTACGACGGTGGCCGCGGTACTGCGTGAGCTGGGCGCGCGGCGGATCGCGGACATCGGCTGTGGCGAGGGCGCGCTCGTCGGTGAGCTGCTGAAGGACCCGATGATCGGCGAACTGATCGCGACGGACGTGTCGGCGCGGGCGCTGATCCGAGCGAAACGACGGCTGCACTACGACGACCTGCCCGACCGGCAGCGCGACCGGCTCCGGTTCCTGCAGTCGTCGGTCACGTACTCCGACGACCGGCTGGCCGGGCTGGACGCGGTTGTGCTGATGGAGGTCGTGGAGCACGTCGACCCGCCACGACTGCCTGCGCTGGCCCATTCGATCTTCCGCACTGCCCGTCCGGCAGCCGTCGTGATGACCACCCCGAACAGCGAGTACAACGTGCGCTTCCCGTCCCTCCCGGCCGGCAACTTCCGCCACCCCGACCACCGCTTCGAGTGGACCCGGCCAGAGTTCGAAACCTGGTCCCGCGACGTGGCCGACCGCTACGGCTACGCGGTCGAGTTCCGCGCCGTCGGACCGGTCGACCCCGACGTCGGCCCACCGACTCAGCTCGCCTTGTTCCGGCGGGAGGAGGCGTGATGAAGATCGACGTACCAGCGCTCTCCCTCGTGGTCCTGGTCGGAGCGAGTGGCTCCGGCAAGTCGACCTTTGCGCGGAAGCACTTCCTGTCGACCGAGGTGATCTCCAGCGACTTCTGCCGTGGGCTGGTGTCCGACGACGAGAACGATCAGGCCGCGACCAAGGACGCCTTCGAGGTCCTGAACTTCATCGCCGGCAAGCGCCTCGCGGCCGGCCGGCTGACCGTCATCGACGCGACCAACGTGCAGCCCGACGCACGCAAGGAGCTCGTGAACCTGGCCCGCGAGTACGACGTACTCCCGGTGGCGATCGTCTTGGACCCGCCGGAGCGGGTCTGCGTCGAGCGCACCGAGCAGCGCGCCGACCGGCAGTTCGGCGCGAAGGTCATCACCCGGCAGCGCTCGCAACTGAAGCGCGGCCTGCGGAGTCTCAAGCGTGAAGGCTTCCGGACCGTGCACGTGCTGACGAGCGTCGACGAGATCGATGCCGTCAGCATCGAACGCACCCGGCTGTTCAACGACCTCAAGGATCGGACCGGACCGTTCGACGTCATCGGCGACGTCCACGGCTGCCGTCCCGAGCTCGAGCAGCTGCTCACGGACCTCGGCTACACGCTGACCCGCGACGACGCCGGCCGCCCGATCGACGCCGTACACCCGGACCGCCGTGCCGTGTTCGTCGGCGACCTGGTCGACCGCGGCCCCGACTCACCCGGCGTACTGCGCCTGGTGATGGGGATGGTTGCCGGAGGCCACGCGTACTGCGTCCCGGGCAACCACGAGGACAAGCTGCTGCGGGCGCTGCGTGGCAAGAACGTGAAGATCAGCCACGGCCTCGAGACCACCCTCGAACAGCTCGCCGCGGAGCCTGCGGAGTTCCGCGACGCAGTGGCCGAGTTCATCGACGGGCTGATCTCGCACTATGTGTTCGACGGCGGCAAGCTCGTCGTCTCGCACGCCGGCCTGGTCGAGCGGATGCACGGCCGGGCGTCCGGCCGGGTCCGTTCGTTCTGCCTGTACGGCGAGACGACGGGGGAGACCGACGAGTTCGGGCTGCCGGTGCGCTACCCGTGGGCGAACGACTACCGCGGCCGCGCGACGGTCGTCTACGGCCACACGCCGACGCCGGAGCCGGAGTGGATCAACAACACGATCTGCCTCGACACGGGCTGCGTCTTCGGTGGATCCCTGACCGCGTTGCGTTACCCGGAGCGCGAACTCGTGTCGATCCCAGCAGCCAAGGAGTACTACGCGCCGGCCAAACCGTTGCACGTGGCAACGGCGCCGACCCGCGAGCCCGATGTACTCGAGCTGGCCGACGTGACCGGCCGGCGGGTGATCGAGACCGCGACGCATGGGCGACTGAGCATCCGGGCCGAGCAGGCCGGCGCGGCACTGGAGGTGATGAGCCGGTTCGCGATCGATCCGCGGTTCCTGCTGTACCTGCCGCCGACGATGAGCCCGGTCGCGACATCACCGGAGCCGGGACTGCTCGAGCACCCGCGGCAGGCGTTCGAGACGTACCGGGCGCAGGGCGTCACCGAGCTGGTGTGCGAGGAGAAGCACATGGGCTCGCGAGCGGTCGTGCTGCTGACCCGGGACGACGACGTTGCGGAGAAACGGTTCGGTCTCGCCGGCCGAGGTGCGATCCACACGCGGACCGGGCGTTCGTTCTTCGATGCGGAGCTGACGGACGAGCTCCTGCTCCGGTTGCGGGCGGTCGCCGCGCGGACAGGCCTGTTCGAGGACACGTCCTGGATCCTGCTCGACGCCGAGCTGCTGCCGTGGAGTGCGAAGGCCGAAGACCTGCTCCGCAACCAGTACGCCGCCGTCGGCGCGGCCGCCCGT from Kribbella sp. NBC_00709 carries:
- a CDS encoding 3' terminal RNA ribose 2'-O-methyltransferase Hen1, with the protein product MFLTLGTDLTGLDAPASDFGFLLHKNPARPQAIEVTGGWAHVFYPEATDERCTAAVLLEIDPIGLVRSGRGKAAEGFTLGQYVNDRPYAASSLLAVALAKLFRTAMNGRCDARPELAARAIPLEIHVPALPCRGGSDLAGRLFAPLGWSVDARPVPLDPEVPTWGDSRYVDLRLTGVLRLADALNHLYVMLPVLDDAKHYWVGSDEVDKLVRAGEGWLAAHPEKDLISRRYLAHRRYLADAALERLAEVDGEELADESSDEGSVSLAVERRTTVAAVLRELGARRIADIGCGEGALVGELLKDPMIGELIATDVSARALIRAKRRLHYDDLPDRQRDRLRFLQSSVTYSDDRLAGLDAVVLMEVVEHVDPPRLPALAHSIFRTARPAAVVMTTPNSEYNVRFPSLPAGNFRHPDHRFEWTRPEFETWSRDVADRYGYAVEFRAVGPVDPDVGPPTQLALFRREEA
- a CDS encoding polynucleotide kinase-phosphatase; the encoded protein is MKIDVPALSLVVLVGASGSGKSTFARKHFLSTEVISSDFCRGLVSDDENDQAATKDAFEVLNFIAGKRLAAGRLTVIDATNVQPDARKELVNLAREYDVLPVAIVLDPPERVCVERTEQRADRQFGAKVITRQRSQLKRGLRSLKREGFRTVHVLTSVDEIDAVSIERTRLFNDLKDRTGPFDVIGDVHGCRPELEQLLTDLGYTLTRDDAGRPIDAVHPDRRAVFVGDLVDRGPDSPGVLRLVMGMVAGGHAYCVPGNHEDKLLRALRGKNVKISHGLETTLEQLAAEPAEFRDAVAEFIDGLISHYVFDGGKLVVSHAGLVERMHGRASGRVRSFCLYGETTGETDEFGLPVRYPWANDYRGRATVVYGHTPTPEPEWINNTICLDTGCVFGGSLTALRYPERELVSIPAAKEYYAPAKPLHVATAPTREPDVLELADVTGRRVIETATHGRLSIRAEQAGAALEVMSRFAIDPRFLLYLPPTMSPVATSPEPGLLEHPRQAFETYRAQGVTELVCEEKHMGSRAVVLLTRDDDVAEKRFGLAGRGAIHTRTGRSFFDAELTDELLLRLRAVAARTGLFEDTSWILLDAELLPWSAKAEDLLRNQYAAVGAAARTSLPAATAALRSAVAAGLEVGELLSTMERRTANAAKFTDAYRRYCWPTDGLDGVRLAPFQVLASEGATYQDRPHAWHLDVADRMGAEGPELITPTRRLFVDAGNWEAGITWWEELTGAGGEGMVVKPAANLTRTGKGLAQPGLKVRGQEYLRLIYGPDYTDPANFTRLRDRNLGHKRSLALREYALGIEALDRAARGEPLWRIHECVFAVLALESEPVDPRL